From Thermogladius calderae 1633, a single genomic window includes:
- a CDS encoding glycosyltransferase produces MGLVDALGAAGLALSLAHFAFPLAYYAYLKARWLGRPWGLRLDPGYRPRVTVVVPTYMERGLIEGKLENVYEQDYPRELLEVLVVDGASGDGTAEAAREWAGRHGDLRVEVVVEPARRGKAPALNEALRRARGEVVVVTDADSLWPRSALSEAVKWLSDERVAAVSCLKLPGGGTVPGVEEAYRGFYNTVRLAESKAWSTPVFHGELAAFKRGFLEEIGGFPTDVGADDSYTAVAAALAGLRAITPDGLACVEYVPGRGYAAWRTRRAQHLVQSFAKALRRLRGSRAPGRFKAVLLAEAYLHLVNPWLLLSAAALLAASAAAGMVLPAAALALGALLLLYKPYRAWVATQAFLVIAMVRNLWTKELVWRKQGKS; encoded by the coding sequence ATGGGGCTGGTAGACGCCCTCGGCGCGGCGGGCCTTGCCCTCTCCCTGGCCCACTTCGCCTTCCCCCTGGCCTACTACGCCTACCTGAAGGCGAGGTGGCTCGGCCGGCCATGGGGCCTGAGGCTTGACCCGGGCTACAGGCCCCGGGTGACGGTCGTCGTCCCGACGTACATGGAGAGGGGGTTGATAGAGGGCAAGCTGGAGAACGTCTACGAGCAGGACTACCCGAGGGAGCTGCTGGAGGTGCTGGTGGTCGACGGCGCGAGCGGCGACGGGACCGCGGAGGCCGCTAGGGAGTGGGCTGGGAGGCACGGGGACCTGAGGGTGGAGGTGGTGGTCGAGCCCGCCAGGAGGGGGAAGGCCCCCGCCCTCAACGAGGCTCTGAGGCGGGCTAGGGGCGAGGTCGTGGTGGTGACGGACGCGGACTCCCTCTGGCCGAGGAGCGCTCTGAGCGAGGCCGTGAAGTGGCTGTCGGACGAGAGGGTGGCCGCGGTTTCCTGCCTCAAGCTGCCGGGGGGCGGAACTGTGCCCGGGGTGGAGGAGGCCTACAGGGGCTTCTACAACACCGTCAGGCTCGCGGAGAGCAAGGCCTGGTCAACCCCCGTCTTCCACGGGGAGCTCGCGGCGTTCAAGAGGGGGTTTCTCGAGGAGATCGGCGGGTTCCCCACGGACGTCGGCGCGGACGACAGCTACACGGCGGTAGCGGCCGCCCTCGCGGGGCTGAGGGCGATAACGCCCGACGGCCTCGCCTGCGTGGAGTACGTCCCGGGGAGGGGCTACGCGGCCTGGAGGACCAGGAGGGCCCAGCACCTGGTGCAGAGCTTCGCCAAGGCGTTGAGGCGGCTGAGGGGCTCGAGGGCCCCGGGGCGCTTCAAGGCGGTGCTCCTAGCGGAGGCCTACCTCCACCTGGTGAACCCCTGGCTACTCCTCTCGGCAGCAGCGCTGCTCGCAGCATCGGCGGCAGCGGGCATGGTACTCCCCGCGGCCGCGCTGGCACTGGGGGCACTACTACTCCTCTACAAGCCCTACAGGGCGTGGGTTGCGACACAAGCCTTCCTAGTAATAGCGATGGTCAGAAACCTGTGGACCAAGGAGCTAGTGTGGAGAAAGCAGGGAAAGTCGTGA
- a CDS encoding NifB/NifX family molybdenum-iron cluster-binding protein, translating to MRFASPVVKTGRGLLLSPHFGRARHFAVVEVGEGGYRVVEVFENPGLGREGYGRARAIVEELARRGVDAVVVSEVGPGAFSLLRERGFRVLAPRRAPGRLLSIEEVAEAVGRGEVVELEAPNEEHGESAGGRGGEG from the coding sequence ATGAGGTTCGCCTCGCCTGTAGTCAAGACCGGCAGGGGGCTGCTCCTGTCCCCGCACTTCGGGAGAGCGAGGCACTTCGCGGTGGTGGAGGTCGGCGAGGGGGGCTACAGGGTAGTCGAGGTCTTCGAGAACCCGGGGCTGGGGAGGGAGGGGTACGGGAGGGCTAGGGCCATAGTCGAGGAGCTGGCGAGGAGGGGCGTCGACGCGGTCGTCGTCAGCGAGGTGGGCCCCGGCGCGTTCAGCCTCCTGAGGGAGAGGGGCTTCAGGGTGCTAGCCCCTAGGCGGGCACCCGGCAGGCTGCTGTCGATCGAGGAGGTGGCCGAGGCCGTGGGGAGGGGGGAGGTGGTGGAGCTGGAGGCCCCCAACGAGGAGCACGGGGAGAGCGCTGGGGGCCGCGGGGGCGAGGGGTAG
- a CDS encoding extracellular solute-binding protein has protein sequence MILYIGEWAMYALTKVQAVLIVIVIVLAAIGVAMYFATSKPSAPPTTTPPATTTTTTTTTTTTTTTTTPSVPTLTIGNTTIRVSSDLANFVAACKSGSIPAGSVEIIFGHALASNEIPAFNKVIQDFMREYPCIKVTVKPYADMNSLKSAVIAAVAVGQPGAGPDVFTWAHDWIGSFADAGRIVALDKYLPPESIQDIRAQLLPVAATAVTYKLKMYGVPYAGEAIALIINKRMVSTPPTTFDEMKAIMQQFYNPGQEKYGLAYQIDPYHIYPWITAFGGYWYDQLTDTIGVNSTQTREGLIFFIENILPYLYYQALDAPAQPNLFFTEKAPMIITGPWNLAGINQTIGLNNVIVEAIPPIIINNTKYIPKPFSGFRNMYITALAEQGGKNRVLASILFTLYVGLNDDDVKTLMVENGYVPVKLSVLQYLEANKDKYPIVYGFAQAVINSTPMPNSPKMDVVWNVGTYLNAIINAYTDAMSAGKPQSEAIQAAVAKVGPQLDQAYAEIMQALSTLTT, from the coding sequence ATGATTTTATATATTGGCGAGTGGGCTATGTACGCGTTAACGAAGGTACAGGCCGTACTGATCGTTATCGTAATCGTCCTAGCAGCGATAGGCGTGGCGATGTACTTCGCGACTTCTAAACCCTCAGCGCCACCCACGACCACCCCGCCCGCGACGACAACTACCACGACTACTACTACGACCACCACTACGACGACCACGACGCCGTCCGTTCCAACCCTCACCATAGGCAACACCACTATCAGGGTTTCCAGCGACCTGGCAAACTTCGTCGCCGCGTGCAAGTCCGGGAGTATACCGGCCGGCAGCGTCGAGATAATATTCGGCCACGCCCTGGCCAGCAACGAGATACCCGCCTTCAACAAGGTTATCCAGGACTTCATGAGGGAGTACCCGTGCATCAAGGTCACAGTTAAGCCCTACGCCGACATGAACTCCCTGAAGTCCGCTGTGATAGCCGCCGTGGCCGTGGGGCAGCCGGGCGCTGGCCCAGACGTGTTCACGTGGGCCCACGACTGGATAGGCAGCTTCGCCGACGCTGGTAGGATAGTCGCCCTGGACAAGTACCTGCCGCCCGAGTCGATCCAGGACATCAGGGCCCAGCTCCTACCCGTGGCGGCTACAGCCGTAACGTACAAGCTCAAGATGTACGGCGTACCCTACGCTGGCGAGGCCATAGCCCTGATCATAAACAAGAGGATGGTCTCGACGCCCCCGACCACCTTCGACGAGATGAAGGCCATTATGCAGCAGTTCTACAACCCAGGCCAGGAGAAGTACGGGCTGGCGTACCAGATAGACCCCTACCACATATACCCGTGGATAACAGCGTTCGGAGGGTACTGGTACGACCAGTTGACCGACACCATAGGTGTCAACTCGACGCAGACGAGAGAGGGCCTGATATTCTTCATCGAGAACATACTGCCCTACCTCTACTACCAGGCACTGGACGCACCCGCTCAGCCCAACCTGTTCTTCACTGAGAAGGCCCCAATGATCATAACAGGACCCTGGAACCTGGCCGGCATAAACCAGACCATCGGTCTTAACAACGTGATCGTCGAGGCCATACCGCCGATCATCATAAACAACACCAAGTACATACCGAAGCCGTTCAGCGGCTTCAGGAACATGTACATAACGGCCCTGGCCGAGCAGGGCGGTAAGAACAGGGTACTAGCTTCTATACTCTTTACCCTCTACGTCGGGCTCAACGACGACGACGTCAAGACTCTCATGGTCGAGAACGGCTACGTCCCCGTCAAACTGAGCGTTCTACAGTACCTCGAGGCCAACAAGGACAAGTACCCCATCGTCTACGGCTTCGCTCAGGCGGTAATCAACAGTACCCCGATGCCGAACTCGCCCAAGATGGACGTCGTGTGGAACGTGGGCACCTACCTGAACGCCATTATAAACGCGTACACTGATGCTATGAGCGCCGGTAAGCCGCAGAGCGAGGCTATACAGGCAGCCGTAGCAAAGGTCGGGCCGCAGCTAGACCAGGCCTACGCCGAAATAATGCAGGCCCTGTCTACGTTGACCACATAG
- a CDS encoding carbohydrate ABC transporter permease: MPSRKTRAEVLYPRRVAYSLVVASIALYLFFSIWPILFSIGIAFTNANDVNIAPNPQLVGSINNAIACAEALRDNASYVERAVDAVKRVDELLTSINQSLANIYNMVSNGTSPSSLEYQLAVSDLYNKANMLPGILSDFEKAFNCTALGYPTDKTIISSAVESNLTRLMELSSYLPTLQDPNRILNLTSMGLSIVSASEAYFKSIETDYKGYFNSVIKSLEADKYSVEMHFVGLSNFQKLFTDPRFVYSLYKTLLFVATSVPLKVSVGVLLAFLYSTPLVYGRRVWRGLLLTPWALPILLSGMMWKYIFYPSGPLGMAFHLDINNNEWHAFLVYNLFEAWLAYPFIMTVTMGALSGVSKDLIEASYIDGASLFFRVRHVVLPLISRPLVLATILTTGASLQAFMVPLLINGGGPTKTITVPYLGSATGNANEVLLLFGYDRVTIDKQYGYAAATYVVVVLIILAYVALWFYYSRRGGRGW, encoded by the coding sequence ATGCCCTCTCGCAAGACAAGGGCCGAGGTGCTCTACCCTAGGAGAGTAGCCTACTCTCTCGTTGTCGCGAGTATAGCCCTCTACCTGTTCTTCTCTATATGGCCAATCCTGTTCTCGATAGGGATAGCCTTCACTAACGCGAACGACGTCAACATAGCCCCGAACCCCCAGCTAGTCGGGTCGATCAACAACGCCATAGCGTGCGCGGAGGCCCTCAGAGACAACGCGTCGTACGTCGAGAGGGCCGTCGACGCGGTCAAGCGCGTGGACGAGCTGTTGACCTCGATAAACCAGAGCCTCGCGAACATATACAACATGGTCTCTAACGGGACAAGCCCCTCGAGCCTCGAGTACCAGCTGGCGGTCTCAGACCTCTACAACAAAGCGAACATGTTGCCGGGTATACTGAGCGACTTCGAGAAGGCGTTCAACTGCACGGCCTTGGGGTACCCCACGGACAAGACCATTATCAGCTCTGCCGTAGAGTCCAACCTGACCAGGCTCATGGAGCTCTCCTCTTACCTCCCCACGCTACAGGACCCCAACAGGATACTCAACTTGACGTCGATGGGCCTGAGCATCGTCTCGGCTAGCGAGGCGTACTTCAAGTCCATCGAGACGGACTACAAGGGCTACTTCAACTCGGTGATCAAGAGCCTAGAAGCCGACAAGTACAGCGTGGAGATGCACTTCGTGGGCTTGAGCAACTTCCAGAAGCTCTTCACGGACCCCAGGTTCGTCTACTCGCTCTACAAGACACTCCTCTTCGTGGCTACGAGCGTCCCCTTGAAGGTCTCCGTCGGAGTACTACTGGCCTTCCTGTACTCCACGCCGCTAGTCTACGGTAGGAGGGTGTGGAGAGGCCTGCTCCTTACGCCGTGGGCTCTACCGATACTCCTATCTGGAATGATGTGGAAGTACATATTCTATCCCAGCGGACCACTGGGCATGGCGTTCCACCTAGACATAAACAACAACGAGTGGCACGCCTTCCTAGTCTACAACCTGTTCGAGGCCTGGCTAGCCTACCCCTTCATAATGACCGTGACAATGGGGGCTCTCTCGGGCGTCTCCAAGGACTTGATCGAGGCATCCTACATAGACGGGGCCAGCCTCTTCTTCAGGGTGAGGCACGTGGTCCTACCACTGATATCCAGGCCCCTGGTACTAGCCACTATACTGACAACAGGCGCCTCTCTCCAGGCCTTCATGGTACCGCTGCTCATAAACGGCGGCGGGCCCACAAAGACTATAACCGTCCCCTACCTCGGCTCCGCAACAGGGAACGCGAACGAGGTTCTGCTACTCTTCGGCTACGACAGGGTGACCATAGACAAGCAGTACGGCTACGCGGCGGCGACGTACGTGGTCGTGGTCTTGATAATACTCGCGTACGTAGCTCTATGGTTCTACTACAGTAGGAGGGGTGGTAGAGGGTGGTGA
- a CDS encoding ABC transporter permease subunit has protein sequence MVRSITFTNIMLRVALTVAGVLVVSILLYPVAYAFLMSVMGKEGIFLTSLSQLEKYGIDPWRYVQVLRDPEFVKSLVTSLVVAFLTILISVIVITPAAYGFSRFRFWGRDSLLYVYLIMSQVGGGFGIMATVALYIFLLRLNAMGVPVLGNMFVLPVIYSSGLVPFMTWLLKTYFDSLPKELDEAAFMDGASWTTIVFRVILPASRSAIIIITLFAFMSAWGEFILANFLGVSTLAQYIFQTAFGARGLELPARFAANAILFAIPTIVIYVVAQRYIGEAMRMGAVRG, from the coding sequence GTGGTGAGGTCTATCACATTCACTAACATAATGCTGAGAGTGGCCTTGACAGTAGCCGGCGTACTGGTAGTCTCGATACTACTGTACCCAGTAGCCTACGCGTTCCTCATGTCGGTCATGGGGAAGGAGGGGATATTCCTAACCAGCCTCAGCCAGCTGGAGAAGTACGGGATAGACCCATGGAGGTACGTCCAAGTCCTGAGGGACCCGGAGTTCGTCAAGTCTCTCGTCACGAGCCTCGTCGTAGCGTTCCTCACCATACTGATATCGGTCATCGTAATCACGCCCGCCGCCTACGGGTTCTCGAGGTTCAGGTTCTGGGGCAGGGACTCCCTGCTCTACGTCTACCTGATAATGAGCCAGGTGGGCGGCGGCTTCGGCATCATGGCGACGGTGGCACTGTACATATTCCTGCTGAGGCTCAACGCCATGGGCGTACCGGTGCTGGGGAACATGTTCGTACTCCCGGTGATCTACAGCTCCGGGCTGGTACCTTTCATGACCTGGTTACTGAAGACCTACTTCGACAGCCTACCAAAGGAGCTGGACGAGGCAGCCTTCATGGACGGCGCGAGCTGGACTACGATCGTGTTCAGGGTGATACTGCCCGCCTCCAGGTCGGCTATCATCATAATAACCCTGTTCGCTTTCATGAGCGCCTGGGGCGAGTTCATCCTAGCTAACTTCCTCGGCGTCAGCACGCTGGCGCAGTACATCTTCCAGACCGCCTTCGGAGCCAGAGGGCTGGAGCTCCCGGCCAGGTTCGCCGCTAACGCCATACTCTTCGCTATACCCACGATAGTGATCTACGTAGTGGCGCAGAGGTACATCGGCGAAGCGATGAGAATGGGGGCTGTGCGAGGCTGA
- a CDS encoding ABC transporter ATP-binding protein, with translation MARVRLVNVVKRYGRVVAVDHVNLDIGDGEFFALLGPSGCGKTTTLRIIAGLETPDEGEVYIDDRLVNDVHPRDRDVAMVFQNYALYPHMTVFDNIAFPLRARKKQLGLTEDDIRSLVVSVAEFLGIKEHLEKYPSQLSGGQQQRVALARALVRKPKVWLLDEPLSNLDAKLRVAMRTELKKIQMKLGITTVYVTHDQVEAMSMADRIAVMNAGRVLQVGSPSELYHKPADTFVATFIGSPPMNLLPCRVREAEPVEYAVPEDLSGGVMGSGKVKTTFRLECPGIALPIEPGIASKIAGVDEVYVGIRPEHLALSGKRVREVAVTETTVEMVENLGSEAIATTRLGDELVKVKLTGEARFKPGDKAYLLIDPRRVLVFDKKTGKLIV, from the coding sequence TTGGCTAGGGTTAGGCTCGTCAACGTCGTTAAAAGGTACGGGAGGGTCGTAGCGGTAGACCACGTCAACCTCGACATAGGGGACGGGGAGTTCTTCGCTCTACTCGGCCCGTCTGGTTGCGGTAAGACCACTACTCTGAGGATCATAGCCGGGCTCGAGACCCCCGACGAGGGGGAGGTCTACATAGACGACAGGCTCGTGAACGACGTACACCCCAGGGACAGAGACGTAGCCATGGTGTTCCAGAACTACGCTCTCTACCCCCACATGACTGTCTTCGACAACATAGCGTTCCCCCTGAGGGCTAGGAAGAAGCAACTCGGCTTGACCGAGGACGACATAAGGAGCCTCGTGGTCTCCGTAGCCGAGTTCCTGGGCATTAAAGAGCACCTGGAGAAGTACCCGTCGCAGTTGAGTGGAGGGCAGCAGCAGAGAGTGGCGCTGGCGAGAGCCCTGGTGAGGAAGCCCAAGGTCTGGCTCCTAGACGAGCCTCTCAGCAACCTGGACGCGAAGCTGAGAGTAGCCATGAGGACCGAGCTAAAGAAGATCCAGATGAAGCTGGGGATAACCACGGTCTACGTGACGCACGACCAGGTAGAGGCCATGAGCATGGCGGACAGGATAGCCGTAATGAACGCCGGTAGGGTCCTCCAAGTCGGGTCGCCGAGCGAGCTCTACCACAAGCCGGCCGACACCTTCGTGGCGACTTTCATAGGCTCCCCGCCGATGAACCTCCTCCCTTGTAGAGTGAGGGAGGCCGAGCCCGTGGAGTACGCGGTCCCCGAGGATCTGTCAGGTGGTGTGATGGGGTCTGGTAAGGTTAAGACGACCTTTAGACTAGAGTGCCCCGGCATCGCGCTACCTATCGAGCCGGGGATCGCCTCCAAGATAGCGGGCGTGGACGAGGTCTACGTAGGTATTAGGCCGGAGCACCTGGCCCTCTCGGGTAAGAGGGTGAGGGAGGTCGCGGTGACGGAGACGACGGTCGAGATGGTGGAGAACCTCGGCTCCGAGGCTATCGCTACGACGAGGCTAGGCGACGAGCTCGTCAAGGTGAAGTTGACAGGGGAGGCCAGGTTCAAGCCGGGCGACAAGGCGTACCTCTTAATCGACCCGAGGAGAGTGCTGGTATTCGATAAAAAAACGGGTAAGCTTATAGTCTAG
- a CDS encoding glucodextranase DOMON-like domain-containing protein, translating into MRKILLVLQLVLIMSILVSVQPVMVGESQPIYVAFIWHYHQPWYYSPDGTYFVLPWVRMHSVGNYYKMAYILSKYPDIKVTFTFSGSLLYQLVDYVTTGRMDSYQILAYKVANNENLTAEDVYNMIKIPGGFFDINWNRIVNIIPRYAELRNAAQSAFQICSAQPLTQQEFIKCVANQFTAGNYSSQRVIDLAVLFNLFWIDPQVAREQYPQVYDLMQRAKSSANPMFTRDDLKLVLSVQKDIMSKITGIYRDLAGKGQAELIPVPYSHPLAPLIADFGWSSDLVAHITRSIELFKTYFSYTPVGVWPAEQAVNDYVLQAFASAGMTWAVTDQSILAATGVDASDINNYGVPWYADYGGSIIYVFFRNTDISNMVSFQYSAWATDSAVNDLVNRVKAAASSATGPRVVVIALDGENPWENYVNFGDDFLNKLYSTLEQLQSQGVIKTITPGEFVRLYSSTAKELPLKQYQYFDLAGKDISNIPPDSYGDGYSMLPVKTVSGRIPEGSWGGNLAMWIGDRQENVAWMWLAKARDEILSKLGVSTLVDAIKVNKDVAEYLLRAEASDWWWWYGQETGSAQTFDPIFKGFLREAYLKAGLTPPAYLNVTAYPDGQPIGWLNPDVPKPVPSSPLGNKLSDWNSLVSAGTALVLPVEPSFVDYAYVGVDGSNLYLAAHFTTASTNGVAVFYMPSPKVSLSPFNPGYNVYPENSTADLGVYLVYAVKVDQATGSAVVLKADGRGGWVAVGTASSKLVQDNGTIVNVAVPWSTLNFTQGDRVYITVASYANGQYVGSSTRLGLVYLVQVPRGAVGGAVVFDMKDPVGDDDGPGGYMYPKANVFVKGVFDLTEFKVVDAGDKLVFTVTLANLGGNPWNGPNGWSLQYVHIYIHTTMSGGRTDTYGLNVNLSTDSAWHIALLLAPGWETDPVPKGQRSALYYYNDTVVVQDTNGFKVYADPTSNSIVAEVPKSMLFDLSNINQWRFAVAVTSYDGYSATKVRAFSVDAEQWVCGTGSKYALAVAKGVAPYVFDILAPTAKDQYEMLNSFDPNTGKLAVIVGFGPSYTTYTPPTATTTTTTTTTTTTPPPTTTTTTTTTTTTTTTTTTTAPVTTPATTPATPPAGAPAVELWVIVVVVVVVLVAAVLLGLRAK; encoded by the coding sequence TTGAGGAAAATACTGTTAGTTCTGCAACTCGTCCTCATTATGTCTATATTAGTGTCAGTACAACCAGTGATGGTCGGCGAGAGCCAGCCTATATACGTAGCCTTCATATGGCACTACCACCAGCCCTGGTACTACAGCCCCGACGGCACCTACTTCGTGTTGCCCTGGGTCAGGATGCACAGCGTCGGTAACTACTACAAGATGGCGTACATCCTCTCTAAATACCCGGACATCAAGGTCACCTTCACGTTCTCGGGCTCGCTCCTCTACCAGTTGGTCGACTACGTGACCACCGGTAGGATGGACAGCTACCAGATACTCGCCTACAAGGTGGCCAACAACGAGAACCTGACAGCCGAGGACGTATACAACATGATCAAGATACCCGGCGGGTTCTTCGACATAAACTGGAACAGGATCGTGAACATAATACCCAGGTACGCAGAGCTGAGGAACGCGGCTCAGTCGGCGTTCCAGATCTGCAGCGCGCAGCCGCTGACACAACAGGAGTTCATCAAGTGCGTGGCGAACCAGTTCACTGCGGGCAACTACTCCTCCCAGAGAGTGATAGACCTAGCGGTCCTCTTCAACCTGTTCTGGATAGACCCCCAGGTCGCTAGGGAGCAGTACCCGCAGGTATACGACCTGATGCAGAGGGCTAAGTCCTCGGCTAACCCCATGTTCACAAGGGACGACCTGAAGCTCGTCCTCAGCGTTCAGAAGGACATAATGTCGAAGATAACCGGCATATACAGGGACCTGGCCGGCAAGGGGCAGGCGGAGCTCATACCAGTGCCCTACAGCCACCCCTTGGCACCCCTCATAGCCGACTTCGGCTGGAGTAGCGACTTGGTAGCCCACATAACCAGGAGCATAGAGCTCTTCAAGACGTACTTCAGCTACACGCCCGTCGGCGTCTGGCCGGCTGAGCAGGCGGTGAACGACTACGTACTACAGGCGTTCGCCTCGGCCGGCATGACGTGGGCTGTCACCGACCAGTCTATTCTCGCAGCGACGGGCGTGGACGCCTCGGATATAAACAACTACGGTGTACCCTGGTACGCCGACTACGGCGGGTCGATAATATACGTGTTCTTTAGGAACACGGACATTAGCAACATGGTGAGCTTCCAGTACAGCGCCTGGGCGACGGACTCGGCTGTAAACGACCTCGTGAACAGGGTCAAGGCGGCGGCGTCTAGCGCGACCGGTCCCAGGGTCGTGGTTATAGCCCTCGACGGGGAGAACCCGTGGGAGAACTACGTCAACTTCGGTGACGACTTCCTGAACAAGCTCTACAGTACGCTCGAGCAGCTCCAGAGCCAGGGCGTCATTAAGACCATTACTCCAGGCGAGTTCGTAAGGCTCTACTCCAGCACGGCGAAAGAGCTGCCGCTGAAGCAGTACCAGTACTTCGACCTGGCTGGGAAGGACATATCCAACATACCGCCCGACAGCTACGGCGACGGCTACTCCATGCTCCCCGTGAAGACGGTCAGCGGGAGGATACCCGAGGGCTCCTGGGGCGGCAACCTCGCAATGTGGATCGGAGACAGGCAGGAGAACGTGGCCTGGATGTGGCTGGCTAAAGCGAGAGACGAGATCCTGTCTAAACTAGGCGTCTCAACCCTCGTGGACGCTATCAAGGTCAACAAGGACGTCGCGGAGTACCTGCTGAGGGCCGAGGCCAGCGACTGGTGGTGGTGGTACGGGCAGGAGACGGGGTCGGCGCAGACCTTCGACCCGATCTTCAAGGGCTTCCTGAGAGAGGCCTACCTTAAGGCGGGCCTGACGCCGCCGGCTTACCTGAACGTGACGGCGTACCCCGACGGCCAGCCCATTGGCTGGCTCAACCCGGACGTGCCCAAGCCGGTCCCGTCCAGCCCGTTGGGCAACAAGCTCTCGGACTGGAACAGCCTGGTCTCCGCGGGCACTGCGCTGGTCCTCCCAGTCGAGCCCAGCTTCGTGGACTACGCCTACGTGGGAGTTGACGGCAGTAACCTCTACCTCGCGGCCCACTTCACAACCGCCTCGACGAACGGCGTGGCCGTCTTCTACATGCCCTCCCCCAAGGTGAGCCTCTCGCCGTTCAACCCCGGCTACAACGTGTACCCGGAGAACAGCACTGCGGACCTAGGCGTCTACCTGGTGTACGCTGTCAAGGTCGACCAGGCGACGGGCAGCGCAGTGGTGCTGAAGGCGGACGGCAGAGGAGGCTGGGTCGCCGTCGGCACAGCTTCGAGCAAGCTCGTCCAGGACAACGGGACGATAGTAAACGTAGCGGTACCCTGGAGCACACTCAACTTCACCCAGGGCGACAGAGTCTACATCACCGTCGCCTCCTACGCGAACGGGCAGTATGTGGGCTCCTCGACCAGGCTTGGGCTGGTCTACCTGGTACAGGTGCCGAGGGGTGCGGTTGGAGGAGCGGTAGTCTTCGACATGAAAGACCCTGTGGGAGACGACGACGGTCCGGGAGGCTACATGTACCCGAAGGCCAACGTCTTCGTGAAGGGGGTCTTCGACTTGACGGAGTTCAAGGTCGTCGACGCTGGGGACAAACTAGTGTTCACGGTGACACTAGCTAATCTGGGCGGCAACCCGTGGAACGGGCCCAACGGCTGGTCGCTACAGTACGTACACATATACATACACACGACTATGAGCGGGGGTAGGACTGACACCTACGGGCTGAACGTCAACTTGTCTACTGATAGCGCCTGGCACATAGCTCTCCTACTAGCGCCTGGTTGGGAAACGGACCCGGTTCCCAAGGGCCAGAGATCGGCCCTCTACTACTACAACGACACGGTTGTAGTCCAGGACACCAACGGCTTCAAGGTGTACGCCGACCCGACCTCGAACTCTATAGTAGCCGAAGTACCGAAGTCCATGTTGTTCGACTTGTCCAACATCAACCAGTGGAGGTTCGCTGTTGCCGTCACTAGCTACGACGGCTATTCGGCTACCAAGGTGAGGGCTTTCAGCGTGGACGCGGAGCAGTGGGTGTGTGGTACTGGTAGCAAGTACGCTCTGGCGGTGGCGAAGGGTGTGGCACCCTACGTCTTCGACATCCTTGCCCCGACTGCCAAGGACCAGTACGAGATGCTCAACTCCTTCGACCCTAACACCGGGAAGCTGGCGGTCATAGTCGGTTTCGGCCCCTCGTACACTACGTACACTCCGCCCACGGCAACGACCACTACGACTACTACAACTACTACGACCACGCCGCCTCCGACCACGACCACCACGACGACAACGACTACCACGACCACTACCACGACAACCACTACAGCACCGGTCACAACACCTGCCACTACGCCGGCTACACCGCCTGCGGGCGCGCCAGCAGTTGAGCTGTGGGTGATCGTCGTAGTAGTGGTCGTCGTCCTAGTAGCGGCGGTACTCCTCGGGTTGAGGGCGAAGTAG